The Osmerus eperlanus chromosome 15, fOsmEpe2.1, whole genome shotgun sequence genome includes a window with the following:
- the gli3 gene encoding transcriptional activator GLI3, which produces MSAPIMDSTVSTATAALQARRGVGRPLRWMEHLKMERLKQVNGALPRLGTLSPTLPPRGSTLPAILTKGSCLGRPGVGGLPAPPPPPPLLRPELSNTELTVLSMLGRDRRDSSGSATSSAYLSSSRRSSGISPCFSSRRSSQASQSETAAGHHRRLHNLSSTDSYDPISTDASRRSSEASQCGGGGGGSGGSRGCLNLTPAQHYHLKARYAAATGGPPPTPLPNMERMNPKARMATMGEGPDGGSQTLPPLVRPRRCSDNSTNGYGGGHAAYRRRAVFYPGEGPGNGERRASDPVRTHAPDMSGVPQVQRFNSLNSIHPLPPPPASLAPAELRSFSLQNYTRSEGNLQRGLQHSPCPPSIMEHSALEALAMEGDGLLGDEDMLPDDLVQYLHSQGQGGPYGQPEDLSSGHFYGDVVLLPGGEMEQLQGMNLSFPSLQQHQQVGERERANKEGMPIQWNEVSSGSAERSPHKQVQTQAQTQAQSQRCARWVSSEQQGPASSPFGRFGNMMVQQTNQFPRDFQNHCTQGSQLQLQPQLQPQAQTQAQTQTQASCRVNGGVKIESSLSSCMELRGSVSNSTHTFGRPDFSHIMEGPLPQGYGQQAVSAPAQNHSHFQQNHSTSRQIGDNLLLSRASMESLPQAPVLHHLPQAPAPPRQPASSSYRHPTRPQHYLAPHSQVHNQASPGLGQPGQRNGGPSCSLAHQVSGLKLEAPDQGYLDQPGYSDPALCFDPVENKNSSSSSSLNSSSSSSSALEEQCLLETMAESVGCLGSEGPAALLSPGADQVTSTVDSSVPEALEEVVGLDFGSMLEEAYDQGSLVSGPMSPSIFQGLSRTSSRLTTPRASTSYHSNMPTPSLSNMALGDMSSLLTSLAEESKFLAIMQ; this is translated from the exons ATGAGCGCCCCCATAATGGACTCCACGGTGTCCACGGCGACGGCAGCCCTGCAGGCTCGGCGTGGCGTGGGGCGACCTCTGAGATGGATGGAGCACCTGAAGATGGAGAGGTTGAAGCAGGTTAATGGAGCTCTGCCCAGGCTAGGGACCCTgtcccccacactgccccctaGAGGCTCCACGCTGCCTGCCATCCTCACCAAGG gcTCTTGTCTAGGCCGACCAGGTGTTGGGGGActacccgctcctcctcctcctcctcctctccttcgccCGGAGCTGAGCAACACAGAGCTGACGGTGCTGAGCATGCTGGGAAGGGACCGGCGCGACAGCAGCGGCAGCGCCACCAGCTCCGCCTACCTGAGCAGCAGCCGGCGCTCGTCGGGCATCTCGCCGTGCTTCTCTAGCCGGCGCTCCAGCCAGGCATCCCAGAGCGAGACAGCCGCCGGCCACCACCGCCGCCTCCACAACCTCAGCTCCACCGACTCCTACGACCCCATCTCCACCGACGCCTCGCGGCGCTCCAGCGAGGCCAGCCAGTgtggcgggggaggaggaggaagcg GCGGGTCCAGGGGGTGTCTCAACCTCACCCCTGCCCAGCACTACCACCTGAAGGCCAGGTACGCAGCCGCCACGGGGGGGCCCCCGCCCACGCCGCTGCCCAACATGGAGAGGATGAACCCCAAGGCCCGCATGGCCACGATGGGGGAGGGGCCGGATGGGGGCAGCCAGACGCTGCCCCCGCTGGTCAGACCGCGCCGCTGCAGCGACAACAGCACCAACGGGTACGGGGGTGGACACGCCGCTTATCGGCGAAGGGCGGTCTTCTACCCGGGCGAGGGCCCGGGAAACGGCGAGCGCAGGGCCAGCGACCCGGTGAGGACGCACGCCCCGGACATGTCAGGCGTGCCCCAGGTGCAGCGCTTCAACAGCCTCAACAGCAtccaccctctgccccccccgccGGCGTCTCTGGCCCCCGCCGAGCTCCGCAGCTTCAGCCTCCAGAACTACACGCGCTCCGAGGGGAACCTGCAGAGGGGCCTGCAgcactctccctgcccccccagcatCATGGAGCACTCCGCCCTGGAAGCCCTGGCCATGGAGGGGGACGGGCTGCTGGGGGATGAGGACATGCTGCCTGACGACCTGGTGCAGTACCTCCACTcccagggccaggggggcccCTACGGCCAGCCCGAGGACCTCTCCTCTGGGCACTTCTATGGGGACGTGGTCCTCCTGcctgggggggagatggagcagCTCCAGGGGATGAACCTGAGCTtccccagcctccagcagcaccagcaggtcggggagagagagagagccaacaAGGAGGGCATGCCCATCCAGTGGAATGAGGTGAGCTCTGGGAGTGCAGAGAGGTCCCCTCACAAGCAGGTCCAGACCCAGGCTCAGACCCAGGCCCAGAGCCAGAGGTGTGCTAGGTGGGTCAGCTCAGAGCAGCAAGGCCCGGCAAGCTCTCCATTCGGGAGGTTTGGGAACATGATGGTTCAGCAGACGAATCAGTTCCCCAGGGACTTCCAGAACCACTGCACCCAGGGaagccagctccagctccagcctcaactccagccccaggcccaaaCCCAGGCCCAAACCCAAACCCAGGCTTCATGTCGAGTCAATGGAGGAGTTAAGATTGAGTCCTCACTCAGCTCCTGCATGGAGCTGAGAGGAAGCGTCTCCAACTCCACTCACACCTTCGGCCGGCCCGACTTCTCCCACATCATGGAggggcccctcccccagggctACGGACAGCAGGCCGTCTCCGCCCCCGCCCAGAACCACTCGCACTTCCAGCAGAACCACAGCACCTCCAGGCAGATCGGAGACAACCTTCTCCTGAGCAGGGCCTCCATGGAGAGCTTGCCCCAGGCCCccgtcctccaccacctcccccaggcTCCAGCACCCCcacgccagccagccagcagcagcTACAGGCACCCTACCAGGCCCCAGCACTACCTGGCTCCCCACAGCCAGGTCCACAACCAGGCCAGCCCAGGCCTCGGCCAGCCAGGGCAGAGGAATGGGGGGCCTTCCTGCTCCCTGGCCCACCAGGTGTCTGGCTTGAAGCTGGAGGCCCCAGACCAGGGGTACCTGGACCAGCCGGGCTATAGTGACCCAGCTCTCTGCTTTGACCCTGTGGAGAATAagaactcctcttcctcctcgtccttaaactcctcctcctcctcctcctccgctctggAGGAGCAGTGTCTGCTGGAGACCATGGCGGAATCTGTGGGGTGTCTGGGTTCTGAgggccctgctgccctcctgtcccctgggGCAGACCAGGTGACCAGTACAGTGGACAGCTCCGTTCCCGAGgccctggaggaggtggtgggcctGGACTTTGGCTCCATGCTGGAGGAGGCCTACGACCAGGGCAGTCTGGTGTCTGGGCCGATGAGCCCCTCCATATTCCAGGGCTTGTCCAGGACCTCATCCCGACTCACCACCCCCAGAGCCTCCACCTCCTACCACAGCAACATGCCCACACCCAGCCTCAGCAACATGGCCCTTGGAGACATgagctccctcctcacctcccttgcAGAAGAAAGCAAGTTTCTGGCTATTATGCAgtaa